The Deinococcus yavapaiensis KR-236 genome segment CGCCCGCCACCACCTCGACGATCGCCGCGGGTATCGCCGACCTGCTGGGAACGACGAAAAAAGAAGCCGCGACGCTGCTCGGCATCAGCGAAAGCACGATGAGCCGCCAAACGCCCGTGCGCACCGACGCGCTCGATCGTGCGCTCACCATGAGCGCCGTGTACGCGGACGTCGCGGCTGTCCTGGGCGCGGACGGCGCGACCGCGTGGTTCAGCACGCCCAACCCCGCGTTCGACGGAGAACGCCCCGTCACCCTCATGAGCACCCGCACCGGCCAACGCAAAGTCGAAGGTGTCGTTGCCGCCTTGCTCGACGGAGCGTACCTTTGATCGTGTACCGACTCGCGCACGAACGCGCCCTGGAACGCAACCCTCACCCGTTCGTGCCGAGCGGCGCTCCCGCCCGCTGGAACAGCGACGGCGTGCGCGTCGCGTACACGAGCGAACACCCGGCGCTCGCAGCCCTCGAACTGCTCGGGTACTGGCGTCAGTACCCGCAACTCAGCGGGTACCGCCTCTTCAGCGCGAACATCGACGACGACGACATCGAGACCGCCGACGAGACCGTCGACCCGACCGACACGACGGTCACACGAGCGTACGGGGACGCGTGGGCCGCGTCGAAACGCTCCTTCGCGCTGCGCGTCCCGAGCGTCGTGATGCCCGTGTCGTTCAATGTCCTCGTCAACGCCATACACCCGAAGCTGGCCAGTTTCACGTACCAGGACCACGGGTCGTTCTCGTTCGATTCGCGTGTTGACGAGTTGCTGCAACGCGCGAAAACGAAGCAAGCGCCATGAACACTTCGTCCCCGACCACGTCCACTGCGCACTTCCCGGCATCGTCGTTGAGAGACGCGTCGATTCGGCCCACCCCTCGGTCGTCGGCCGACACGTCAGGAGAGGCGTGAGCGAGCAGCGGTACTACGCGCTGATGGTCGAACTCGAAAGTTACGGCATCGGCGTGCAGTACACCACCTGGACGCGAATTGAGCCGGAACTGCACCCT includes the following:
- a CDS encoding antitoxin Xre/MbcA/ParS toxin-binding domain-containing protein; its protein translation is MPPTTRSKGTSAGAQRPRAESKEAQPSTKTTPKKLPAGRRGYVAVVELGNRSSIRLDRRRDVFKYVTNLDEHDVIGDLTLGRPVKTPATTSTIAAGIADLLGTTKKEAATLLGISESTMSRQTPVRTDALDRALTMSAVYADVAAVLGADGATAWFSTPNPAFDGERPVTLMSTRTGQRKVEGVVAALLDGAYL
- a CDS encoding RES family NAD+ phosphorylase, with the protein product MYRLAHERALERNPHPFVPSGAPARWNSDGVRVAYTSEHPALAALELLGYWRQYPQLSGYRLFSANIDDDDIETADETVDPTDTTVTRAYGDAWAASKRSFALRVPSVVMPVSFNVLVNAIHPKLASFTYQDHGSFSFDSRVDELLQRAKTKQAP